One window of Coffea eugenioides isolate CCC68of unplaced genomic scaffold, Ceug_1.0 ScVebR1_68;HRSCAF=342, whole genome shotgun sequence genomic DNA carries:
- the LOC113758763 gene encoding disease resistance protein RPM1-like: MNDSWLYSRDDALLVEEGKLVGIDQPKQHLISKLLERHDHQLKVVSVVGMGGLGKTTLVKKVHEDPDVRKNFSVRAWVTVSQTCDFPKLLRDLIWQLYEEGKKPVPQSIEPMTTAELKKIVKDFLQQAGRYAIVFDDMWDVEFWNEIKFALPEGNYGNRVMLTTRKADVASASCTESQGYVYRMGPLSTEDSWTLFCNKIFKGNRCPTYLMDVAKAVLDKCDGLPLAILAIGGLLASKDVSRVDEWEIIQHSLGGELEGTGKLERVKRILSLSYNDLPSHLKPCLLYLSIYPEDCRIHCRALIQLWIAERFIEWRGGMCIEDVAWGYLSELVNRSLIQVTEVFYEGSPLTCRIHDLMREVILIKSREQNMVTVTIGQPMTWPSEKVRRLAIHSSSNSSNIQYHQQRQYFSFEHLRSFITVSSTNPLLSKTFLCEVLRSSKLLKVLELGGQEIEETPNEVFNLLHLTYLSLCDTKVERVPKAIGKLQHLEYLNLGNTGVRELPVEILKLQKLRHLIVFQRVDPSSADYGFHGFKVPSKLGGLLSLQTLSTIDASSGSVIVKEIGKLTQLRELCITQLRREDGKELCSSLVNLTSLRQLSIASIGKGDDYEIIDLNHHQHSLSSSSSCSFLQSLRVLIMRGRLEKMPIWITHLQNLVKLDLIWSGLRAEEDPLESLQHLPNLGEITFCGSYQEERLSFKAGGFLKLKRLWVKREGKG; encoded by the coding sequence ATGAACGACTCATGGCTCTATAGCAGGGATGATGCACTTCTAGTGGAGGAAGGAAAATTGGTTGGCATTGACCAGCCCAAACAACATCTGATATCTAAGCTTCTCGAGAGGCACGATCACCAACTCAAAGTTGTTTCAGTGGTTGGAATGGGAGGACTCGGCAAAACTACCCTAGTCAAAAAGGTCCATGAAGATCCAGATGTTAGAAAGAATTTCTCAGTTCGTGCCTGGGTAACCGTCTCTCAAACATGCGACTTTCCAAAGCTCCTGAGAGACTTGATTTGGCAGTTATACGAGGAAGGGAAGAAACCAGTCCCACAATCGATCGAGCCCATGACTACCGCTGAGCTGAAAAAAattgtcaaagattttcttcaacaagctGGAAGGTATGCAATTGTGTTCGATGACATGTGGGACGTGGAATTTTGGAATGAAATCAAATTTGCACTGCCTGAGGGTAACTACGGCAATCGTGTCATGCTGACAACACGAAAAGCCGATGTAGCCTCTGCCTCTTGCACAGAATCCCAGGGTTATGTCTACAGAATGGGGCCACTATCTACTGAGGATTCGTGGACCCTATTTTGTAACAAGATCTTTAAAGGTAATCGTTGCCCAACCTACCTGATGGATGTTGCAAAAGCTGTATTGGACAAATGTGATGGTTTGCCTTTGGCGATTCTTGCGATCGGTGGGCTCTTGGCTTCGAAGGACGTGAGCAGAGTAGATGAATGGGAGATCATTCAACACAGTCTTGGTGGTGAATTAGAAGGTACCGGTAAGTTAGAGAGAGTTAAAAGGATACTTTCTCTGAGTTACAACGATCTGCCTTCGCATCTCAAACCCTGTCTGTTGTATTTAAGCATTTATCCGGAGGATTGTCGAATACATTGTAGAGCACTGATTCAATTATGGATTGCTGAAAGATTTATAGAATGGAGAGGAGGAATGTGTATTGAAGATGTAGCGTGGGGTTATCTCAGTGAACTCGTCAATAGAAGCCTAATTCAAGTAACTGAAGTGTTTTACGAAGGATCGCCCCTCACGTGTCGAATCCATGACTTAATGAGAGAAGTTATTCTCATCAAGTCAAGGGAACAAAACATGGTCACAGTTACTATTGGACAACCAATGACGTGGCCATCTGAGAAGGTACGCCGTCTAGCAATCCATAGTAGTAGTAACAGTAGCAACATCCAATACCACCAACAAAGACAATATTTTTCCTTTGAACACCTTCGATCATTCATCACAGTTAGTTCCACCAACCCATTACTATCCAAAACTTTCTTATGCGAAGTTCTAAGGAGTAGCAAGTTGCTAAAGGTTTTGGAATTGGGAGGTCAAGAGATAGAGGAAACACCAAATGAGGTTTTCAACTTGTTGCATCTCACATACCTGAGCCTATGTGATACAAAAGTGGAAAGAGTCCCGAAAGCTATTGGAAAGCTTCAACACTTGGAATATCTGAATTTGGGGAACACTGGAGTTAGGGAATTACCCGTGGAAATCCTAAAGCTGCAAAAGCTTCGGCATCTCATAGTATTCCAACGAGTTGATCCCTCAAGTGCTGATTATGGATTTCATGGGTTTAAAGTTCCATCAAAATTGGGAGGGCTTCTCTCACTACAAACATTAAGCACCATAGATGCAAGCAGCGGATCTGTAATAGTTAAAGAGATAGGAAAATTGACCCAATTAAGAGAGTTATGTATTACACAGTTGAGAAGAGAGGATGGAAAGGAGCTCTGCTCCTCCCTTGTCAACCTCACCAGCCTTCGGCAATTAAGCATTGCTTCAATTGGAAAAGGTGATGATTATGAGATAATAGATCTAAATCATCATCAacattctctttcttcttcttcttcttgttcgtTTCTTCAATCTCTTCGTGTGCTAATTATGCGTGGCCGCTTAGAAAAGATGCCAATATGGATAACTCATCTTCAAAACTTGGTAAAATTAGATTTGATCTGGAGCGGGTTAAGGGCTGAGGAGGATCCGCTTGAATCCCTCCAACATTTGCCCAATTTGGGTGAAATTACTTTCTGTGGATCTTACCAGGAAGAAAGGTTATCCTTCAAGGCTGGAGGGTTTCTAAAGCTGAAACGGTTGTGGGTTAAGCGAGAAGGGAAGGGTTGA